Proteins encoded by one window of Agelaius phoeniceus isolate bAgePho1 chromosome 3, bAgePho1.hap1, whole genome shotgun sequence:
- the MTRES1 gene encoding mitochondrial transcription rescue factor 1 has protein sequence MTGFRLPISTLRKLNVWFGLWEKFPSNKLYPTWRRSLFCSCQASTVNYRRCFSFSPVRLSALRLSPEYISVLSLRNKSSKSSKKSRQSLQEEEEEEDEDESNLEDEFENDPNVVKDYKDLEKVVQSLRYDVILKAGLDMARNKVEDAFYNNELRLNGEKLWKKSRTVKLGDTLDLIIGEDKETGTAVVMRVVLKKLSDKTENEKYKVILRRWKNLKVPKQDVLK, from the exons ATGACTGGCTTCAGACTTCCCATCAGCACTTTAAGAAAACTGAATGTCTGGTTTGGACTGTGGGAGAAATTTCCCTCAAATAAACTGTATCCCACTTGGAGGAGAAGCTTATTCTGTAGCTGTCAAGCAAGCACAGTAAACTACAGAAGATGTTTCAGTTTTTCCCCAGTCAGACTCAGTGCACTAAGACTCTCTCCAGAGTATATCTCAGTACTTTCTCTGAGgaacaaaagcagcaaaagctcTAAAAAGAGCAGACAAAGCTTacaagaagaggaggaagaagaggatgaAGATGAAAGTAATTTGGAAGATGAATTTGAAAATGACCCCAATGTAGTAAAAGATTACAAGGATCTTGAAAAAGTAGTGCAGTCTCTTCGATATGACGTGATCTTGAAAGCTGGTCTAGACATGGCAAGAAA taaaGTAGAAGATGCATTCTACAATAATGAACTCAGGCTGAATGGAGAAAAACTATGGAAGAAAAGTAGAACT GTGAAACTTGGTGACACACTGGATCTCATAATAGGTGAAGATAAAGAAACAGGAACTGCAGTAGTTATGCGGGTAGTCTTGAAAAAATTATCTgacaaaactgaaaatgaaaaatacaaagtTATTTTGAGGCGTTGGAAAAACTTAAAAGTGCCCAAACAGGATGTACTTAAGTAA